The following coding sequences lie in one Rutidosis leptorrhynchoides isolate AG116_Rl617_1_P2 chromosome 4, CSIRO_AGI_Rlap_v1, whole genome shotgun sequence genomic window:
- the LOC139844222 gene encoding histone-lysine N-methyltransferase SUVR3, with product MTNKNKKPSFINQLSNVAVYVFPYLNPTELSTISLTCKTLSKIAKTITTVRSSDASRTYEKHPIPFINTTTDNHPYAYFTYTSTQTLTGDLTRQPWGSAFDVRPNPSPSLVPLKVENGCLCEGEICGCECVCVRREVNGLKWECGSGCGCGMECGNRVGQKGVILRLKIVRSEKKGWGLYADEFIKCGELVCEYAGEMLTTTEARKRQLMYDKRASAGKHTSALLVVREHLPSGNACMRINIDATRIGNVARFINHSCDGGNLSTVLVRSLGSLLPRVCFFASRDILKDEELNFSYGDAGLNPNGSKCFCGSSCCSGIMSSEHT from the exons ATGACCAACAAAAACAAAAAACCTTCATTTATCAACCAATTATCAAACGTCGCCGTTTACGTCTTCCCATACCTAAATCCAACCGAATTATCCACCATCTCATTAACCTGCAAAACCCTAAGTAAGATCGCCAAGACAATCACCACCGTTCGATCATCCGATGCTTCTAGAACCTACGAAAAACATCCAATTCCATTCATCAACACGACTACAGACAATCACCCGTACGCATACTTCACCTACACCTCTACTCAAACCCTAACCGGCGACCTGACCCGACAACCATGGGGTTCGGCTTTCGACGTCCGACCCAACCCGTCCCCGAGTCTTGTTCCACTGAAGGTAGAAAACGGATGCTTGTGTGAAGGTGAGATATGTGgatgtgaatgtgtgtgtgttagaCGGGAGGTTAATGGGTTGAAATGGGAATGTGGGTCGGGTTGTGGGTGTGGGATGGAGTGTGGGAACCGGGTGGGTCAAAAAGGTGTGATTTTGAGGTTAAAGATTGTCAGAAGTGAGAAGAAAGGTTGGGGTTTGTATGCTGATGAGTTCATTAAATGTGGAGAATTAGTTTGCGAGTATGCAG GTGAAATGTTAACCACAACAGAAGCAAGAAAACGTCAACTAATGTACGATAAACGTGCTTCTGCCGGAAAACATACATCAGCTCTTCTAGTTGTTAGGGAACATCTTCCATCTGGAAATGCATGTATGAGAATTAATATTGATGCTACAAGAATTGGTAACGTTGCAAGGTTCATCAACCATTCTTGTGATGGTGGGAATTTGTCAACCGTACTTGTAAGGAGTTTAGGTTCTTTGTTACCTCGTGTTTGTTTTTTTGCATCCCGGGATATATTAAAAGACGAAGAGCTTAATTTTAGTTATGGGGATGCTGGTTTGAATCCTAATGGCTCAAAGTGTTTTTGTGGTAGCAGTTGTTGCTCTGGAATCATGTCTTCTGAACATACATGA
- the LOC139842058 gene encoding LOB domain-containing protein 20-like — protein sequence MADSSDSRRKGTGVGKRVSGSFDAAASDSGSIPNPPCGACKFLRRKCVNGCIFAPYFGSDQGAARFAAVHKVFGASNVSKLLTHIPVNRRQHAVVTISYEAQARLSDPVYGCVSTVLALQQQVAALQTELAIVQNQLISNKLLVANALQSSQQVDPMHHLSLLQPAYSNASSASNNNMLNMNSYDSGLNNLADDHHSATLSHQSFNPLQLCQPCNDDEDDDEEESGDPLAFANQMLQSR from the exons ATGGCTGACTCATCCGACAGTCGGCGGAAGGGAACCGGAGTCGGAAAGCGGGTCAGTGGGTCATTTGATGCTGCAGCATCAGATTCTGGTTCTATTCCCAACCCACCTTGTGGAGCGTGTAAATTCTTAAGGAGAAAGTGTGTCAATGGGTGCATATTTGCACCCTACTTTGGGTCTGACCAGGGTGCAGCCCGGTTTGCTGCAGTGCACAAGGTGTTTGGAGCCAGCAATGTGTCAAAACTACTGACTCATATACCAGTTAACCGACGACAACATGCAGTCGTGACTATATCTTACGAAGCACAGGCTAGGTTATCTGACCCAGTTTATGGTTGTGTATCAACTGTCCTGGCTTTGCAACAACAG GTAGCAGCATTGCAAACAGAGCTAGCAATAGTACAGAACCAGCTGATAAGCAACAAGCTTCTAGTCGCAAACGCACTTCAGAGTTCACAACAAGTGGATCCAATGCACCACCTTTCGCTGCTGCAGCCCGCATATTCAAATGCATCATCTGCTTCAAATAACAACATGCTTAACATGAACAGTTATGATTCTGGTTTAAATAATCTTGCAGATGATCATCACAGTGCTACACTTTCACATCAGAGTTTTAATCCTCTGCAACTTTGTCAGCCatgtaatgatgatgaagatgatgatgaggaagagagTGGGGACCCACTAGCCTTTGCCAATCAGATGCTTCAATCAAGATGA